The Pseudomonadota bacterium genomic interval TTATGAGCAAATTCTTATACTTTACGCGCCAAATAATAAGTAGGTTCCATGCGCCTGCCGCAATTGTGCACTGCATCAGCGATGTTGTGGCGGGAGTCTGGATAATGAACAACGCTGAACCTGTTCAGCAAGACACGATCCATTCCTCGACATCCATCCAGATGTTGCGGAGGGTGTCTCTTTGAGGAGAACAATCCATGTCAACAACCGCCGAGAACGTACAAGGGAACGCACAGCTGGATGCGTGGCTCGACAAGAAGCTGGACGAGCTGCTGCCGAAGAAACTGGAAGAGATCGATGCCTCGCGTACCCCGTCCATGTCCATCATCGCCACCAAGGGCACGCTGGACTGGGCCTATCCGCCCTTCATCCTGGCATCCACCGCCGCCGCACTGGGCTGGGACGTCACCATCTTCTTCACCTTCTACGGCCTGCTGCTGCTGAAGAAGGACATCACCGCCGAGGTCAGCCCGCTGGGCAATCCGGCCATGCCGATGAAGATGCCCTTCGGTCCCAAGTGGTTCCAGAACTTCTCCTGGCCGATGCCCAACCTGCTCATGGCCGGTGTCCCCGGCTTCGAGAAAATGGCCACCGGGCTCATGAAGAAGACATTCAAGAACAAGGGCGTGGCCAGCGTCGAGGAACTGCGCAGTCTCTGTCTGGAAGCCGATGTCAAAATGGTCGCCTGCCAGATGACCGTCGACGTCTTCGGCTTCAACTCCAGTGACTTCATCCCCGAGGTCACCGACTACGTCGGCGCCACCTCCTTCCTGCCCGTCGCGCAGAAATCCGACGTCTGCCTGTTCATCTGACAGCAGTCGATTGACGGCACGGCAGGCTGGACCAGCCAGACTGCCATAGCAAACCAGGGGCGTGCGATGCACGCCCTTGTTTTATCTGCTGCGGCACGGGACTGTTGCGGTAACATGCAGGAGTGGCCCTCACGGACGTCAGCAT includes:
- a CDS encoding DsrE/DsrF/DrsH-like family protein, whose translation is MSTTAENVQGNAQLDAWLDKKLDELLPKKLEEIDASRTPSMSIIATKGTLDWAYPPFILASTAAALGWDVTIFFTFYGLLLLKKDITAEVSPLGNPAMPMKMPFGPKWFQNFSWPMPNLLMAGVPGFEKMATGLMKKTFKNKGVASVEELRSLCLEADVKMVACQMTVDVFGFNSSDFIPEVTDYVGATSFLPVAQKSDVCLFI